The Papaver somniferum cultivar HN1 chromosome 3, ASM357369v1, whole genome shotgun sequence genome includes a region encoding these proteins:
- the LOC113359759 gene encoding uncharacterized protein LOC113359759, with the protein MRVFFWNAQGLAKDGAKAKLKELQNLHSPDIICLAETHVFCTVRYVNSLRLVGFCEDVITNEVAGIKGNIWIMWRSTLPRPKVISSSKQAITIDVDGNFITAVHASYNAVSRKMLWSQLGLGSISIPWLVVGDFNCVLRLEEKKGGIPNKEVYMIDFRSWISDNGLVEADAIGKKYTWSNCQKGRRRIVSKHDREIVNNAWLYKYANWRCKALPSICSDHSPLIGFGFHNTRPVRAPFRFQKMWQSHPNFLNMVENNWNQSMAGAPPLVFGDVHYRLKQAELKLDSEADLLDFDPADEVQFTRVADARKAADYVRLELASMLGMKSRISWLEEGDQNTRFFHNSIRLRRGQNTISELKTSTNSTLIVQEDIKDFIIDHYKKKFNGGSVNIDPTLFDYLHTNISSTESASMDVVPSLDDIKEAVFDLGADSDPGPDGFPGSIYRHCWNIISEDLYKAIVNCWEIRKIPKGINSSFLVLIPKNKKSDSIKDFRPIGLSNFFFKIITKIMATSLGSVLDDLVSEEQVAFMKGRNIHENIALASDLIDELNTDRKYGNVGIKLDIPKILTH; encoded by the exons ATGCGTGTTTTCttttggaatgctcaaggcttggccaAAGATGGTGCAAAGGCCAAGCTAAAAGAGCTACAAAATTTGCACTCCCCTGACATCATTTGTCTCGCTGAGACTCATGTTTTTTGCACAGTTCGTTATGTTAATTCTCTAAGGTTGGTTGGATTCTGCGAAGACGTCATTACTAATGAGGTTGCTGGTATCAAAGGTAATATCTGGATCATGTGGAGAAGCACTCTCCCTAGACCAAAGGTGATCTCTTCTTCCAAACAAGCCATAACTATCGATGTGGATGGAAATTTTATCACGGCTGTGCATGCTTCCTACAATGCTGTTTCGAGGAAAATGCTTTGGAGTCAGCTAGGTTTAGGATCCATATCTATCCCTTGGCTGGTGGTGGGAGATTTCAACTGTGTTCTGCGCCTTGAGGAAAAAAAAGGCGGAATTCCGAACAAAGAAGTTTACATGATCGATTTCAGGAGTTGGATttctgacaatggtttggttgaGGCTGATGCAATCGGCAAGAAGTACACCTGGTCCAATTGTCAGAAAGGAAGACGTCGCATTGTCTCTAAGCATGATAGAGAAATAGTGAATAATGCTTGGCTTTACAAATATGCCAACTGGAGATGTAAAGCTCTCCCAAGTATTTGTTCTGACCACTCCCCTCTCATTGGGTTTGGCTTCCACAATACGAGACCGGTTAGAGCTCCCTTTAGATTCCAAAAGATGTGGCAATCGCATCCAAACTTCTTAAACATGGTGGAGAATAATTGGAATCAAAGTATGGCTGGTGCTCCCCC ACTTGTCTTTGGAGATGTTCACTACAGACTGAAGCAAGCTGAGCTTAAGCTGGATTCTGAGGCTGATCTTCTTGATTTCGACCCAGCAGATGAAGTCCAATTCACTAGAGTGGCAGATGCTAGGAAGGCCGCAGATTATGTGAGATTGGAGCTAGCCAGTATGCTGGGAATGAAGTCACGGATCTCTTGGCTGGAAGAAGGGGATCAAAATACTCGTTTCTTCCACAATTCCATCAGATTGAGAAGGGGCCAAAACACCATCTCAGAGCTCAAGACctctactaactctactttgattGTGCAGGAGGACATTAAAGACTTCATCATCGATCACTACAAGAAGAAATTTAATGGTGGCAGCGTCAACATTGATCCTACGCTGTTTGATTATCTGCATACCAATATTTCTTCCACGGAGAGTGCCTCTATGGATGTTGTGCCATCCTTGGATGACATCAAGGAAGCGGTCTTCGATTTAGGAGCAGACTCAGATCCTGGGCCTGATGGTTTCCCAGGTTCAATCTATAGACATTGTTGGAACATTATCTCGGAAGACCTTTACAAAGCCATAGTGAATTGCTGGGAAATAAGAAAGATTCCAAAAGGTATAAACTCGAGTTTTCTGGTGCTCATCCCAAAGAACAAGAAGTCTGATTCAATCAAAGATTTCCGCCCTATTGGCCTgagcaatttcttcttcaaaatcatcacAAAGATAATGGCTACAAGTCTTGGCTCTGTTCTAGACGATTTGGTTTCAGAAGAGCAGGTAGCCTTTATGAAAGGGAGGAACATACACGAAAACATAGCCTTGGCATCAGATCTAATCGATGAGCTCAATACAGACAGGAAGTATGGAAATGTTGGTATCAAGCTTGATATACCCAAGATTTTGACACACTAA